The region GAGTGCATGAACCTCTCGATTCTGGGTATCCCGATGGACCTCGGGGCGGGCCGCCGTGGCGTGGACATGGGCCCGTCCGCGCTGCGCAACGCCCACCTGACCCGCGCGCTGCGCGACCTCGGCCACCGCGTGACCGACCTGGGCGACGTGCGCGTGGCGCTGCCCGAGAGCGTGGACAAGCTGGAGGAAGGGGGCATGGTGTTCCTGGAGTCCATCCTGGACGCCTGCCAGGGCACCCGTGACCGCCTCGCGGCGCTGCCCGCTGATACCTTCCCGCTGACGATCGGCGGGGATCACAGCGTCAGCATGGGCACCGTGACCGGCAACGCCCTGCGCGGCACCCCGGGCGGGGCGCGCATGGGCCTGATCTGGGTGGACGCGCACACCGACTACAACACGCCGGGCAGCAGCCCCAGCGGCAACATTCACGGCATGCCGGTCGCGCACCTGACCGGGCTGGGCGACCCGCGCCTGACCGGGCTGGGCGGCGGCTGGCACATGCGCCCCGAGGACATCGTCATGATCGGCATCCGCAGCGTGGACCCCCATGAACGCGACCTGCTGCGCGAGGCCGGGATCAAGGCGTACACCATGAAGGACGTGGACCAGCTGGGCATCACCCGCATCCACGAGGAGACCCTGGAGCGCCTGAGCGGCACCCAGCGGCTGCACGTGTCCTTCGACGCGGACGCGCTGGACCCCAGCGTGTGCCCCGGCGTCGGCACGCCCGTCCCCGGCGGCCTGACGTACCGCGAGGGTCACCTCCTGATGGAACTGCTGTCCGAGTCGGGCCGCGTGACGAGCATGGACATCGTGGAGGTCAACCCGATCCTCGACACCCGCAACCAGACGGCGGAGGTCATGGTGGGCATGGCCGCCAGCCTGCTCGGGCAGCGCATCCTCTGACCTGCGGCTCTCCCCTGCCCCGCCCTGTGCGTGGTGGGGGCTTTGTGCACGGGGTCTCGACGGCCCCCCGCGTGGCGTGACATCCTGCGCGTCATGGTCGTCCTGCCCATCCGTTTCGAGCGCAGTCCCCGCCTGCACCCCATGCTGAGCGAGGTCGCGCACCCGGTGGGCACCCGCGTGGTCGTGCAGGGCAAACGCGGCCCCGAGGTCGCGACCGTGCGCGGCGAACCCACCCCGCCGCAGGAGCAGGAGCGCTACGGCGCGGTGCTGCGCGCCGCCACGCCCGAGGACCTGAGCCGCTGGGAGGAACTCCATGCCACCGGCGAGGACCTGAAGTGGCTGCTGCGCGCCCGCGCCCGGCAGCGCAGCCTCCCGGTGAAGGTCGTGGCGGTCGAGTTCACGCTCGACGAGAGCCTGGTGACGGTCAGCTACAGCGCCGAGGAACGCATCGAACTGACCGGATTGATCAGCGAGCTGCGCGGGCACACGCGCGCCCGGGTGAACTTCGCGGCGGTCGGCCCGCGCGAGCAGGCGCAGATGATCGGCACGCTCGGCGCATGTGGCCGCGAGAACTGCTCCTCGACGCACCTGCAGGACTTCGCGCCGGTCAGTATCCGCATGGCGCGCGACCAGCAGCTCCCGCTGAACCCGGAGAAACTGTCCGGGCCGTGCGGGCGGCTGCTGTGCTGCCTGCAGTTCGAGCACACCCAGTACCTCGACCTCCTGAAGGACCTGCCGCGCAAGAACGCCCGGGTGTGCCATGAGGGGAGCGGCGCGTGCGGGAAGGTCACGAAGCTGCACCCGCTGGTCGGGACGGTGGACGTCACGACCGATCAGGGCGTCCTGACCGACGTGCCCGCCGCGGAACTGCGCCGCCTGACGGACGCGGAGATCAAGGCGCTGCCCGACACCGGCCGGGGTGGGGGTCGTCCGGGCAGGCCGAATCGCGCGCAGCCGCGAGAATGACGGGGTTCACGGCCCGGACGGTACACTCGCGCCAATGACCGCCACAGATCTGAGTGCCGTTGAAGCCACCCTGGCCGTCCCGGACGCCCTGGCCCGCTGGGAGGCGTTCGCGCCGCGCGTGCAGGCCCTGCTGGACGCTCCGCTGAGCGCGGCGGACGTGCCGGCGTGGCTGAGCACGTGGAGTGACCTGAGCGGCGAGCTGCACAGCGTCGCGGCGAAACTCGCGACGCACGCCGACCTGCACACCGATCAGCCGGACGTGCAATCGCGCTTCCAGGCGTTCACGGGGACCGTGATGCCCGAGGCGGCACGGGCCGAGCAGGCCCTGAAGGAGAAGCTGCTGGCCGTGCCGGACTACGTGCCGGACGCCGGTTTCGCGCTGACGTACCGCCGCATGCGGGACGAGGCGGCGCTGTACCGCGAGGCGAACGTGGCGCTGGGCGTCACGCACGAGGAGCAGAAGAACCGCCACTCGGTGATCACGGGCAACCAGGGGGTCACGCTGCGCGGCGAGGCGCTGACCATCCCGCAGGCCAGGCAGCGCCTCGACCACCCCGAGCGCGCCGAGCGTGAGGGGGTGTGGCGCGCCCTGACCGCGAGCAACCTGGGCGTGGCCGCCGACCTGGACGGCGTGATGCGGGACCTGCTCGCCACGCGCTGGCAGCTGGCGCGCAACGCGGACGAGGTGAACTTCCGCGACTACCAGTGGAAGGTCCTCGACCGCGTGGACTACACCCCCGCCGACTGCGCCGCGTTCCACGAGGCGGTGCGGGACGAGGTCGTGCCGCTGACCGCGCAGCTGGCCGGGGACATCGCCGCGCAGCTGGGCCTGGACTCGGTGCGCCCCTGGGATTACAACCGCAACAACCTGCTCGACCCGCGGGGCCGCGCGCCGCTGGCGCCTTTCCAGACGGGCGCGCAGCTGGAGACGCTGGCGCAGGTGACCTTCGACGCGCTCGACGCGGGCCTGGGCGCGCGCTTCGGGCAGATGCGCGCGGGTGGCCTGCTGGATCTGGAATCCCGCCCGGGCAAGATGACGCACGCGTACTGCCAGTACTTCCCCACGCACAACGAACCGTTCGTGCTGATGAACGTGGTGGGCACCGCCGAGGACGTCCGCGTGCTGTTCCACGAGATGGGGCACGCCTTCCACGGCTTCTACAGCGGGGACGCGCAGCCCCTCGTGTGGAACCGCTGGAGTCCCATCGAGTTCGTGGAGATTCCCAGCATGGCCATGGAGTTCCTGACCCTGGATCACCTGGGGCACGCCTTCACGCCTGAGGAACTGGCCCGCTACCGCCAGAAGCAGCTGGAGGGCGTGATCGCGTTCCTGCCGTGGGCGGCGCAGATGGACGCCTTCCAGCACTGGCTGTACGCCGAGGCCCCAGAGGACGTGAGCATCGAGGCGCTGGACGCGAAGTGGCTGGAACTGGACCGGACCTTCCACCCGTTCGTGAACTGGGACGGGCTGGACGAACGGGCCCGCGCGAAGGGCTGGCAGTACTACCACGTGTTCCAGGTGCCCTTCTACTACATCGAGTACGCCATGTGTTACCTCGCGGCGACCGGCATCTGGCGCGCCGCGCAGGCCGACGCCGCAGGTGCCCTGGACCGCTACCGCGCCAGCCTGCGCCTGGGCAGCACCGTCAGCGTGCCCGAGCTGTACCGCGCGGCGGGCGTGGAGTTCCGCTTCGACCGCGAGCACATCCGGGGCCTGATGGCGTTCCTGCGCGGGCAGATGCAGGCCTGACCAGCGGCACCGGGAAGCACCAACAGAAGGGGGGCCGCACATTCGCTGCGCGGCCCCCCTTCATGTGGTGGATCAGTACTGGTAGGTGGTGCTCTCGCTGACGTTCACACGCACGGTGCGGTTCGCGCCGCGGTCCACGGTCAGGGTCGCGGTCGTCGCACCCTTCACGAGCGTGCCGGTGTACCCGGTGGTCGTCTGACGGGTCTGCTGCAGAGTGTAGCCCATGTTCTGCAGGTCGCGGACCTTCTGGTCGTAGGCGCTGCGGGCGGGATCCTGGATGGTCGTCCCGGCGATCGCGCCGAGCAGGTTGCCGATCAGGTCGAGGACCGGGTTGCCGCTGGTGGGGGCGGGGGCGGCGATGGGACGGGCGAACTCGACGTTCAGGTTCGTGGTGCCGCCAGCGCGGACCGTGACCGTGGTGGTGAAATCGGTAAAGCCGGGGGCCTGCACGCGAACGGGGTACGTCCCGGCGCGGAGGTTGCTGTAGGTGACGTTCGCGCCGCCCAGACGCTGACCGTTCAGGATCACGGTCGCGTTGCCGACGTTCGTCCCGACGAACAGGCTGCCGGTGCTGACAGGGTTCTGCGCAGCGACCGTGTAGAACGCGGTGTCACTGACCCAGCTGTTCTGCGGCAGGGGATTGACGACGATGCTCAGCGCCTGGGCGAGGCCGGTCTGGCCGCCCTGGGTCTTGACGGTCGCGAACTGGTCCTGCGCGGTCTTGAACTCGCTGATCTGCGAGAGGTTCAGCGGGGTGAGGCTGGCCAGGGCCAGGACCTTGTTCTGCCCGATGGGGCCGCCCACGGTGTACGTGAAGTTCGCGCCGGCGGCGGGGAAGGTGGTGGTGGTGTTCGCCTTGACGAAGTTCTCGCCGCTCAGGCGGTTGGGGAGGATCTGATCGACGCTGCCGTCGGGGTTCACGTTGAACAGGTACACGTACGCGTCACGGTTGACGGTGGTGCTGACGCTGATCGGCTCGTCGATGCGGTACGCGGGGTTCTGGTTGCCGGTCGTGTCCTTGTTGATGCGGACGCTGACGCTCAGGTCAGGCTGGGTGGGGTTCACGATGATGCTCTGGGCGCTGATCTTCGCCTGGGCACCGGCGGTGCTGATGGCGGCGGCGGTCCCGAGGGCGAGCAGGGCGGTCAGGTTGCTTTTCATGAGATCAAGTCTGCGGCGAACGCGTGACGGCAGGCTGACCGCACCTGATGGAAGCCTTGAGAGTTCAGGAAAGCGTGAAGTCCTGCCAAGCCTACGGGGACGGTGCCGCGCGCACTGCCCGGATCGCGCCCGCGCCCCGCCCCTCAGGTGAAGTTCCAGCCGGGTCAGATGTGAGGACCATTCAGACGCGTCCACCCCGGCTGTGCCCCTGCGTGACCCCACGCGCGATCAGGTGCGCGGCCCGCAGCGGCTCCGGAACGCAGCCCGTGACCGTGAACGCCTCCAGCGCCCCCTGCGCCTGCGCCAACGTGAGCCCGGCACGCTGCACGAACACCCCCGCGCAGGGTTCCATCGGCCCGGCCGCCCCGATCAGCGCCCACTTGCGCGCCCCGCCCGGCACGCGCGTCAGCAGCGCCGCGCGGATGCGATCCAGGTCCGGGGCGCGCCGCGCGACGACCAGCACGGGCTTTCCCGTCTGCGCGTGCAGCGCGTGCAGGTCCACGACGTTGAAGCCCGCCAGCGCGATGCCCTGCAGCAGGATCAGCTGAATGTGCTCCGGAGACTGGTTCACCAGCCGCGCCAGTTCGGCCGTGCTGTTGCGCCCGTCACGCCTCACGCGGCCACTGACGACCCCATGCAGGGTGGCGCGGGCGTACACGGTCCCGATCACCGGCACGTCGCCCCGCCAGCCATGCGCGAAGGGCGCGTCGTCAAACCCGATGGCATGCGCGAACACACCCGCAGCGTAGCGCCCCGCAAGCGCCGATCTGGCCTACTCATCCCCTCCGCCATCCGGCGCATGCCGCGCTGACCGGCGGGGCGCACACTGCGAACATGACCTCCACCGCGCCCCAGACCACCCCGGAACCCCAGGCCCAACCGGCACCCGGCTGGCCCACCGTGACCCCCTTCGACCCGCACGCGGCCACCCCCGCGCAACGCCTCGCCGTCGGGCAACGCCTCGCCGACGCCTTCGCGCACACCCACCCGGACGACCCGGCCCTCCTGCCCGAAACCGAAGCCGTGGGCCTCACGCACCAGCTGCCCACCGAACGCACCGCGCACTACGCCGTGTGGAACGGCGAGCACGCGCTGGCCTGGGGCAGCCTGTCCTACGACCTCGAGCAGAACACCCACATGGCCCACCTGCGCCTCACCGTCCACCCCACCGCCCGCCGCCAGGGCCTGGGCCGCGCCGTCATGACCCAGCTCCTCACCCACGCCGACAAGCTGGAACGCGGCACCCTCACCTTCGGCACGAGCAGTCGCAGCCCCGCCGGCGAAGCCTTCGCGACCGCACTGGGCGCGCAACCCGCCCTCCCCATGCGCCAGAGTCGCCTGGACCTCACCACCCTCGACCACGACCTCCTGAGCCGCTGGCAGGCCCGCCCCGACGGTGACCCGTTCCGCCTGCACCTCTGGCAGCGCGTCCCCGACGAGTACCTGACCCGCGTCGCCGACATGATGATGGTCATGAACACCGCCCCCCGCGGCGACCTGGAACAACACGACTGGACGATCACGCCCGACATGATCCGCTCCTGGGAAACCATGATCGAGGAAGCCAACGAGACCCGCCACATGCTCGCCGTCGAGGACACCCGCACTGGAAGGCTCGACGCGTACAGCGAGGTCTTCTGGATGCCGGAACGCGCCACCCTCGTCTACCAGGGCGCGACCGCCGTGCGACCCTCCGCGCGCGGGCAGGGCCTCGGCAAATGGGTCAAAGCCGCCATGCTCGACCACGTCCTGCACGCCTGCCCCGGCGCCCGCTGGATCCAGACGAACAACGCCAACGAAAACGCCCCCAATGCTCGGCATCAACGTCGCACTCGGCTTCACGCCGTACAGCAGCTTCACGGAGTGGCAGCTGAAGCGGGCGTAACGCCGAGTTTGATGTTGTGTGGCTGCGCCTGCGGCGGGCCTCCCCACCCCCCAGCCCCCTACCCCAGAGGGGCAGGGGGGGCTTACGTTGCACTGGGCAAGAGTTGTTTCTGGTGCGGCGGTCTTGTAATGGGCGGTGACGTGTCTGGCTTCGACGCCATCCTGCCGCCCCCCCGCAAGGCCCGCGCGCTGCGCGCACGACGGCCGGTGGTGGTCTGCGGTCGTTGGCTGGGCAACTTGCAGGGATCCGCTGATCGACTTTGAAAAGACCGCTTCTGCAATAGCCCAAAAAGTAGAACCTTCCGGGTCGCACCACGATGTAGGGCCAACCCATCGTCGTGGCAACCGAGCCCGTCGTGCGCGCAGCGCGCGGGGCGAACGCGGCGAACCCGGAGGCATGCAGCCCCATCAGTGGCCGTCCCCGCCGATTACCCACACGCCAAGCCCGAGAAATACCTTGCCCAGTGCAACGCTGCTCCCCCTGCCCCTCTGGGG is a window of Deinococcus grandis DNA encoding:
- the rocF gene encoding arginase — protein: MNLSILGIPMDLGAGRRGVDMGPSALRNAHLTRALRDLGHRVTDLGDVRVALPESVDKLEEGGMVFLESILDACQGTRDRLAALPADTFPLTIGGDHSVSMGTVTGNALRGTPGGARMGLIWVDAHTDYNTPGSSPSGNIHGMPVAHLTGLGDPRLTGLGGGWHMRPEDIVMIGIRSVDPHERDLLREAGIKAYTMKDVDQLGITRIHEETLERLSGTQRLHVSFDADALDPSVCPGVGTPVPGGLTYREGHLLMELLSESGRVTSMDIVEVNPILDTRNQTAEVMVGMAASLLGQRIL
- a CDS encoding PSP1 domain-containing protein, with the protein product MVVLPIRFERSPRLHPMLSEVAHPVGTRVVVQGKRGPEVATVRGEPTPPQEQERYGAVLRAATPEDLSRWEELHATGEDLKWLLRARARQRSLPVKVVAVEFTLDESLVTVSYSAEERIELTGLISELRGHTRARVNFAAVGPREQAQMIGTLGACGRENCSSTHLQDFAPVSIRMARDQQLPLNPEKLSGPCGRLLCCLQFEHTQYLDLLKDLPRKNARVCHEGSGACGKVTKLHPLVGTVDVTTDQGVLTDVPAAELRRLTDAEIKALPDTGRGGGRPGRPNRAQPRE
- a CDS encoding M3 family oligoendopeptidase, with protein sequence MTATDLSAVEATLAVPDALARWEAFAPRVQALLDAPLSAADVPAWLSTWSDLSGELHSVAAKLATHADLHTDQPDVQSRFQAFTGTVMPEAARAEQALKEKLLAVPDYVPDAGFALTYRRMRDEAALYREANVALGVTHEEQKNRHSVITGNQGVTLRGEALTIPQARQRLDHPERAEREGVWRALTASNLGVAADLDGVMRDLLATRWQLARNADEVNFRDYQWKVLDRVDYTPADCAAFHEAVRDEVVPLTAQLAGDIAAQLGLDSVRPWDYNRNNLLDPRGRAPLAPFQTGAQLETLAQVTFDALDAGLGARFGQMRAGGLLDLESRPGKMTHAYCQYFPTHNEPFVLMNVVGTAEDVRVLFHEMGHAFHGFYSGDAQPLVWNRWSPIEFVEIPSMAMEFLTLDHLGHAFTPEELARYRQKQLEGVIAFLPWAAQMDAFQHWLYAEAPEDVSIEALDAKWLELDRTFHPFVNWDGLDERARAKGWQYYHVFQVPFYYIEYAMCYLAATGIWRAAQADAAGALDRYRASLRLGSTVSVPELYRAAGVEFRFDREHIRGLMAFLRGQMQA
- a CDS encoding DUF4384 domain-containing protein, with protein sequence MKSNLTALLALGTAAAISTAGAQAKISAQSIIVNPTQPDLSVSVRINKDTTGNQNPAYRIDEPISVSTTVNRDAYVYLFNVNPDGSVDQILPNRLSGENFVKANTTTTFPAAGANFTYTVGGPIGQNKVLALASLTPLNLSQISEFKTAQDQFATVKTQGGQTGLAQALSIVVNPLPQNSWVSDTAFYTVAAQNPVSTGSLFVGTNVGNATVILNGQRLGGANVTYSNLRAGTYPVRVQAPGFTDFTTTVTVRAGGTTNLNVEFARPIAAPAPTSGNPVLDLIGNLLGAIAGTTIQDPARSAYDQKVRDLQNMGYTLQQTRQTTTGYTGTLVKGATTATLTVDRGANRTVRVNVSESTTYQY
- a CDS encoding endonuclease dU gives rise to the protein MFAHAIGFDDAPFAHGWRGDVPVIGTVYARATLHGVVSGRVRRDGRNSTAELARLVNQSPEHIQLILLQGIALAGFNVVDLHALHAQTGKPVLVVARRAPDLDRIRAALLTRVPGGARKWALIGAAGPMEPCAGVFVQRAGLTLAQAQGALEAFTVTGCVPEPLRAAHLIARGVTQGHSRGGRV
- a CDS encoding GNAT family N-acetyltransferase, whose amino-acid sequence is MTSTAPQTTPEPQAQPAPGWPTVTPFDPHAATPAQRLAVGQRLADAFAHTHPDDPALLPETEAVGLTHQLPTERTAHYAVWNGEHALAWGSLSYDLEQNTHMAHLRLTVHPTARRQGLGRAVMTQLLTHADKLERGTLTFGTSSRSPAGEAFATALGAQPALPMRQSRLDLTTLDHDLLSRWQARPDGDPFRLHLWQRVPDEYLTRVADMMMVMNTAPRGDLEQHDWTITPDMIRSWETMIEEANETRHMLAVEDTRTGRLDAYSEVFWMPERATLVYQGATAVRPSARGQGLGKWVKAAMLDHVLHACPGARWIQTNNANENAPNARHQRRTRLHAVQQLHGVAAEAGVTPSLMLCGCACGGPPHPPAPYPRGAGGAYVALGKSCFWCGGLVMGGDVSGFDAILPPPRKARALRARRPVVVCGRWLGNLQGSADRL